Part of the Novosphingobium sp. KA1 genome is shown below.
ACCTGCGATCAGTCAAGCCTAGCGCAGGCTGAGATTACAGCGCTTCGAGATAGACCTGCGGCACGCGGTAGCCGCGCTTGGCCATGTACTTCACGTACTTGCCGCGCTCATGCGAAAGCTCGGTGGCATATTCGCTGTAGGCATCGCGCTGGTCCTCGATGTCGCTGGCGCGGCGCAGATCGCTGGCGAGTTCCTTGCGGCTCTCGTTCACGTTGATGCGATAGTCATACCACTTGCTGTTCTGGATCCCGCCGATCGGGCTCTGGATGATACGGGCTTCCTCGCCGCGCGCCACTTCCTTTTCGTACATCGTCGGCACGGCGATCGCGGCACCGGCGGGAACGAGGGCCATCGCAACCAGTGCGGTGCGGAAAATCGTCTTCTTCATGGGGACTTCTCCCTTGGCTTCGTGTGGTCGGTTCGATGGAGAAACGAGCCGAAACACGATTTTGCTCAAGCCGGAGAGACGAACCGGGGCGCCGGGCGGACGATCCGAAACCGGACGCGGCCATGCGGTCACCAGGCGACACAACAGGCGCGCGCATTCATCCGGGGGCAATCCCGGGTTCATCCGCCAGCCAGTTTTGTCGCAGAAATCAGCGCGGGAGCTGGCCGAAATCGGTCAGTGCGGCGTCGCGCAGGCCGCGCCAGACGTGGACCGCCTGCACCGTCTCGCGCACATCGTGGACACGCAGGATATGCGCGCCCGCATCCATCGCCCTGATCGCCAGCATCAGCGAGCCGCCGAGCCGGTCATGCGCGGGCGCCTCGTTGGAAAGCGCGCCGATCATGCGCTTGCGGCTGGCACCGACGTAAAGCGGATGGCCAAGGCCGTGGAAGATCGCGAGGCCGTTCATCAGCGCGAGGTTCTCGGCCAGGGTCTTGCCGAAGCCGACGCCGGGGTCGAGCATGATGTTCTCGGGCCGGATGCCCGCGGCCAGGCACTCGTCCCGGCGCCGTTCGAGCCAGTCGTAGACGTCCAGCACCACGTCGGCGTAAGTGCCGTTGGAATGGAGGTCGTCCGCCTTGCCCGGCGCATGCATCAGCACCACCGGCGCGCCCGATGCCGCCGCGAGTTCGACGCTGCGCGGATCGTAGCGCAAGGCCGAGACGTCGTTGATGATATGCGCGCCCGCTGCCAGCGTGGCTTCCATCACCGCCGGTCGGCGGGTGTCGACACTGATTGCAGCCCCCATGGCGACAAGCTGCTCGACCATCGGCACCACGCGCCTGATCTCATCGCCTTCCCACACCGCGCCGGCGCCAGGACGGGTGGATTCGCCGCCGAGGTCGATCATCGCCGCGCCCGCTTCGAGCATGGCGGCGGCATGACCGGAGGCGACATCGGGCTTGTCGAGGAACGCGCCGCCGTCCGAGAAACTGTCCGGCGTCATGTTGAGGATGCCGGCGACTTGCGGCTGTTCGAGGCGGATCGTGCGCGCACCGCCGCCTGCCAGCTTCAGCTGGAGCGGTGGGTGGATCTTCTTGAAGTTTGCCCACTGTGTCTCGGCCGCAGCCGCCAGATCGGCCGGCAGCGCAGCCAGCGCAGCGGGCACATCGGCCGCGCCCAGCCGGTCGCGCGAGACCACCTTGCCGTTTTCCCGCACGATCAGCGCGAAGCGGCTGGCCCAGACCAGCGAACCGGCGAGACGGACGGCCTCGCCGTCCTCGCACTGCGGGCTTTGGGCGAAGGCGATGGGCTGGATGTAGATCTGGCGAGTCATGGAGCGGCCCTTAGCCTTTGCGCGGGCCACGCAGAACAGGTTTCGGGGCCCACCCCGTATTTTGCCCAATCACCTCTCGCTAAGAATGAACCGCCCTTCGATCGGTCTCGAAGGGCGGTTCAGAAGCCTCAGGGCTCGGTGGCCAGAATGTAAAGCTGGCGGATCGCGTCGATCGGCTTGACCTGACCTTCATGCTCGAGGTGCCAGAACGTCCAGCCGTTGCACGAAGGCGCGCCCTGGAGTTCCTTGCCAAGGCCGTGGATCGAGCCGGTCACCTTGTCCGCGGCCAGCGAACCATCGGCGCGCACCACAGCGCGGAAGCGGTTCTTCTTGTCCGAAAGCACCGTGCCGGGGGCGATCCAGCCGGTCTCGATCAGCGTGCCGAACGCCACCTTGGGCGCGGTGCGCTTCGACTGCATGGTCTTCAGGGCACGCTCGTCGAGCGGCAGCGCCATCTCGATGCGCTCCAGCGCGGCTTCGCGGTAGTCACCCTCACGCTCGCAGCCGATCCACTCGCGGCCGAGGCGCTTGGCGACGGCGCCGGTGGTGCCGGTGCCGAAGAACGGGTCGAGCACGACGTCGCCCTCGTTGGTGGTGGCCAGCATCACGCGGTAGAGCAGCGCCTCGGGCTTCTGGGTCGGGTGAACCTTGCGGCCGCCCTTCTTGAGGCGCTCGGCACCGTTGCAGATCGGCAGGACCCAGTCCGAACGCATCTGCAGCTCGTCGTTCAGCGTCTTCATCGCGCGGTAGTTGAAGGTGTACTTCGACTTCTCGCCCATCGAGGCCCAGATCAGCGTTTCATGGGCATTGGTGAAGCGGGTGCCCTTGAAGTTCGGCATCGGGTTGGCCTTGCGCCACACGATGTCGTTGAGGATCCAGAAGCCCATGTCCTGCATGATCGCGCCGAGGCGGAAGATGTTGTGGTACGAACCGATCACCCACAGCGAGCCCTCGGGCTTGAGCACGCGGCGGGCCTCGGTCAGCCAGTCACGGGTGAACTGGTCGTAGACGGCGAAGCTGGAGAACTTGTCCCAGTCGTTGGTGACAGCGTCCACATGGCTGCCGTCCGGACGCGACAGGTCGCCGCCGAGCTGGAGGTTGTAGGGCGGGTCGGCGAAGACCATGTCGACGCTGGCGTCGGGAATGGTGCGCATCGCCTCGATGCAGTCGCCCGGGATGATCTGGCCGAGGGGCAGCAGTTCCTTCGGCGTCGGCGCGGGTGCGCGAGCGCGGATCTTCTGCTTGACGAGTAGCTGGCCCATGTTTGCTCCGGGGAATTTGAACTGTGGATTGACTCCCCAATGAGTCTTTCGGGATTCACCGTCAAGCCGCGACTCGCCGGATTCCCTAGTGATTCACCTGTTCAGCACTATGGAACAAAACGAATCCCACACAAGATATCGAGTCATGAGGGAATCACCTGACTCAACATCTTGGGGTTCGCGACTCGGCAGCGACTCGCGCGATTCCGGCAAATTTTTTTATCAACACCGCCGCACGCGAAATGCACAGCTGCGTCATTGAACCTGGCCGAGTCCGGCAGGGCGCGATGAGATTCAAATCCCCGCGTAGTCGACCCCGGTCATCGCCGCGCTGATCTCCCAGAGCCGCCGCGCCGCGTCGGGATCGGTGGCGGAAGCCCTGCGCCTGGCCACGCCCGAGGGGCCGGAGAGTTCGCCAAAACGCTGCGGGCCGTAATATTGCCCCGGGTCGACCGCCCCCGTCGCCGCCTGCAAGGTCGGCCAGGCGCCGTCCTCGGCACTGTTGAGCACCCACCCCGCAATCGGGAAGAGCGCCCGGAACGCCAGCGAGTGGCGTCCCAGTTCGGTGGAAGCCACCCCCGGATGGCAGGCCAGGGCCGTGACCGGCGAACCCGCCGCGCGCAGGCGCCGGTCGAGTTCGTACATGTGCAGCAGGTTCATCAGCTTGCTGTCGCCATAGCGCTTGGAGCGGCTGTAGCCGCGATGCGCGTCGAGATCGTCCCAGTCGATCCTGCCGCGCCGGTGGGCAAGGCTGGCGGTAATGACAACGCGGCCAGCCTGAACGTCGGCGAGCTTGGGCAGCAGCAGCCCCGTGAGCGCGAACGTGCCGAGGTGGTTCACGCCGAACTGCAGTTCATGCCCCTGCACGGTCCGCTCCAGCGGCGGCACCATGACGCCGGCGTTGTTGACCAGCACATCGAGCCGGGGCTCGTCCCGCGCCACGATGCCTGCGCATTCGCGCACGCTGGCAAGGTCCGCCTGATCGAGCGGCACGAAGGCGAGATTGGCGCCGGGCACCTCCATGCGGATATGCTCCATGGCGAGCCGGGCCTTGTCCTCGCTGCGGCAGGCCAGCAGCACGCGGGCGCCGCGCGCGGCCAGCACTCTTGTCACCTCGAAGCCGAGGCCGGTATTGGCGCCGCTGACAAGGAAGCACTTGCCGGCCTGCCCGGTCACGTCGGCCGCGGTAAATCCCGTCACAACATCATCTCCAGTTGAGCGACCGGCGCGAAGCTGCGGCGGTGGTGGATGGTGGGCCCATGGACGCGCAGCGCCTCGAGGTGCTGGGCCGTGCCGTAGCCGGCATTGCGCTCCCAGCCGTAGTGTGGATGCACCAGCGCCAGATCGCGCATGATGCGGTCGCGGTGTTCCTTGGCGATGATCGAGGCGGCCGAAATGCACGGCTCCACCGCGTCGCCGCCAACGATGGCGCGGGCCTTCCAGCGCCACTCCGCCGTGCGGCCCTGCGGGGTCATGTTGCCGTCGATCAGGACCTCGTCCGGCTCCTCGCCCAATTGCGCGCAGAGCGCGGCGACCGCGCGGGTCATCGCCAGCATCGTCGCGCCGAAGATGTTGAGGCGGTCGATCTCCTCCACGTCCACCACGCCCACCGCCCAGCGGCAGCGGCGCTTGATCGCCTCTTCCAGTTCGGCGCGGCGCCGGGCGGAAAGCTTCTTGGAATCGTCCAGCCCCGCAGGCCGGGGCTTGCACAGCACGACCGCGCCCGCCACAACCGGCCCTGCCAGAGGGCCACGCCCTGCCTCATCCACCCCGATGATCAGGCGGCCCGGTGCGCTGGCGGCAAGGGATTTACTCGACGTGACCAAGCGGAAAAACTCCAGATCGTTCCTGGCTGCGGTATCGCCCGTCGCCTGCATCCTCGCAAGCTGCGGTGCGGCAGGCTCGGGGGATAAGGCCTCGGCGGCCGCGACCGAGGCGGCGCCCTTCAAGGTGGAACAGGTCGCCGCGTTCGACGAGCCCTGGGCGATGGACATCGACGCGGCCACCGGGGCCATGATCGTCACCGAGAAGAAGGGCGCGATCCGCCTGCGCCTGGCCGACGGCACCCTGGGCGAAGTCTCCGGCGCACCGACGGTCGCCTACGGCGGACAGGGCGGGCTTGGCGACGTGATCTTCGCACCGGGGCAAAGCGGCAAGACGCCGGCCAAGACCCTGGACGGCCGCGTGGTCTATCTCAGCTGGGCCGAGGCGGGCGAAGGCGAGACGCGCGGCGCCGCCGTCGGCAAGGCCACCCTCTCCTGCCCGCAGCCGGCAAGCTGCGCGCTGCAGGGCCTTCAGGTGATCTGGCGCCAGACCCCCAAGGTTTCCGGCGAAGGCCACTATTCGCACCGCCTGACCTTCTCGCCCGATGGCCAGTACCTCTTCGTCAGTTCCGGTGAGCGCCAGAAGTTCACGCCTGCTCAGGATCTTGGCACCAATCTCGGCAAGATCGTGCGCCTGCGGCCCGATGGCACGCCCGCCCCGGGCAACCCCTTTGCCGGTAGATCCGCCCCGACCAGCCAGATCTGGTCCTACGGCCACCGCAATGTCCTTGGCCTCGTGTTCGACGACAAGGGGCGGCTCTGGGATCTCGAGCATGGACCTGCGGGCGGCGACGAGATCAACCTGGTGAAGCCGGGGCAGAACTATGGCTGGCCGCTGGTTTCGGACGGCGACCACTATGACGGCAAGCCGATCCCGCGCCACAAGACCCGTCCCGATCTTGCCGCGCCGGCGATCAGCTGGAACCCGGTGATCGCGCCGGGAGACTTCATCTTCTATACCGGCGACCGCTTCCCGCAGTGGAAGGGCAAGTTCGTGATCGCCTCGTTCTCCGAACCCGGCCTCGTCACCGTGCGGATCGACGGCGAGAAGGCGATCGAGGAAGCGCGCTACCCGCTCGGCAACCGCATCCGCGAGATCCAGCAGGGCCTCGACGGATCGATCTGGCTGCTGGAAGACGGCCCGGCGCCGGATTCCGGGCACCTGCTGCATCTCACGCCGCCCTCGTGATCGCTACCGCACTAATCCCGCATTAGCCGAATTGAATCGACAAAGGCGCGCGCCAATCCTATCGGCGCGCGCCATGTCCGAAACCATCCCCGACACCGCCACGCTCATCCCGCTCGACAATGTCGATCCCGCGCTCGTCGAAGCCCTGCTCGACCGTGCGTTCGAGCCGGAGCGACACACGCGCACCGCCTACAAGGTACGCGAGGGGACCGAATGGCTGCCCGGCCTGTCCTTCGCCGCGCTCGACAGCGCCGAGATGCTGGTCGGCTCGATCCAGTGCTGGCCGGTGGCACTCACCGATGGCGAAGGCCGTGCCCATCCGCTGATCATGGTCGGCCCGGTCGCCGTGCTGCCCGAACTGCAGGGACAGGGCTTCGGCAAGGCGCTGGTCTCGGCCAGCCTCGCCGGGATCGACGCCCGCGCGCCGCTGCCGCAAGTGCTGATCGGCGATCCCGAGTACTACGAGCGCTGGGGCTTCACCAGCGAGGCCACCGGCGGCTGGAGCCTGCCCGGCCCGTTCGAGCAGCACCGCCTGCTGGTGCGCAGCGAAAATCCCGCCGTCCTCCCGCGTGAGGGCATGCTGGGGCCCTGGCTCCGCTAATTGGGCCTGCGCTAATTGGGCCTGCGCTGATTGGGCCTGCGCTGATCCACAGCAACCGGCCCGCGTTAAATCGCGGGCTGGACCTTGGCGCGGGCGTCCCTATCTGGCATCGCGATAGCCATGCCTTATGACGTGCCGCCCGATCTGAACGCGCTGACGCTCTCGCAAGCGGCCGAACTCATGGCCGCACGCAAGTTGCCGCCGGTGTCGCAGTGGTCGCCTGCGGTCATCGGCGACAGCGAAATGCGCATCGCGGCGGATGGCCGCTGGTTCCATCAGGGCGGTGAGATCCGCCGTCCCGCGATGGTCCGCGCCTTCGCCTCGCTGCTGCTGCGCGACGATGAGGGCCGGCACTGGCTGGTCACGCCCGCCGAAAAGCTTTCCATCGAAGTCGAGGACGCCGCCTTCATCGCCACCGACGTGCGCGCCGAGGGCGATGCGCTGGTTTTCCGCCTCAACACCGACGATCTTGTCATCGCCGGGCCCGACCACCCGATCCGCAGCCATGGCGATCCCGAAACCCCGGCGATCTACCTTTCCGTGCGCAACGGCACCGAAGCCCGCCTCAACCGCAGCACTTATGGCCAGCTTGCCGAAATCGCGTTCGCGGGCGGCGATCTGTCGGTAACCAGCCAGGGCGCGACGTTCGATCTGGTGCCGGCATGAGCCTGCTGTTCGACCGCCTGCGCCCGCGTTTCGAGGCCGCCCACAGGAACGCCCCGCCACAGCTCTGGCTCGATCCGCGCATCGAGAATATCCCGGAGTTCAAGCCCGCCGCCGTCCTCATCACGTTGACCGAGCGGGAAAAACCCGGCACCCTGCTGCTCCACCGCCCCTCCACCATGCGCGCCCATCCAGGGCAGATCGCGTTTCCCGGCGGCCGGCTGGATGACGGCGAGACCGCGATCGAAGCGGCGCTGCGCGAAGCGGACGAGGAACTGGGCATCCATCCGCGCGACGTGCAGGTGCTGGGCACCAGCGACGTCTACCGCACCGGCAGCGGCTACGAAATCACCCCGGTCCTCGCGGTGATCCCCGCCGACCTGCCGATCCACCCCAACCCGGCCGAAGTGGCGCAGTGGTTCGAGGCGCCGATGGGCTATCTCCTCGATCCCGCCAACCAGCAGCACTGCTCGGTCGAGTGGGAAAACCGCCACCACCGCTTTGTCGAGATCAACTGGCACGACCACCGCATCTGGGGCGTGACCGGGGCGATCCTTCACAACCTTTCCCGCAGGCTCGACTGGAATGACTGAACACTTGCCCGCCCGCATCGCACCCGAATGGATGCACCGGGAGGACATCGCCGCGCTGGTCGACACGCTGGGCGCGCAGAACGTCCGCTTCGTCGGCGGCGCCGTGCGTGACACGCGGCTCGGCCTGCCGGTGAAGGACATCGACATGGCCACCACGCTGGAACCGGACGAAGTGATGATCCGCCTCAAGCGCGCCGACATCCACCGCGTGCCGACCGGCATCGAACACGGCACCGTCACCGCCGTGCTGCCCGGCGGGCCAGTGGAGATCACCACCCTGCGCCACGACGTTTCCACCGACGGTCGCCGTGCCACCGTGGAGTTCGCCGAGGACTGGCGCGACGATGCCGCCCGCCGGGACTTCACGATCAACGCACTCTATGCCGATCCGCTGAGCGGTGAAATCGTCGACTATTTCGGCGGCCTTGCCGACCTTGCCGAGCGCCGCGTGCGCTTCATCGGCGACGCCCGCCAGCGCATCCGCGAGGATCACTTGCGGATCCTGCGCTACTTCCGCTTCCAGGCCCGGTTCGGGTCGCAACCGGCAGACGAGGAAGCCGAACGCGCCTGCTCCGAACTCGCCGCCACGCTCAAGGGCCTGTCCCGCGAGCGTGTGGGCATGGAGATGATGAACCTCCTCGGCCTGCCCGATCCCGCGCCGACCGTGGCGCGCATGGCAGAGCTTGGCGTGCTTGCCGTCATCCTGCCCGAAGCCGATCCCGCTGCCCTTGCCGCGCTGGTCGCTGCCGAGCAGGCACAGGACATCGGCCCCGATCCGCTGCGCCGTCTTGCCGCGCTGCTGCCGGCGCAAGTGCCGCTGGCCGAACAGGTCGCCTCGCGCTTTCGGCTCTCCGGCGCGCAGAAAAAGCGCCTGGCCCTCGCCGCCGCGCGCGAGGCCGAGCCCGGCGAAGCCCGCGCCCTCGCCTACCGCCTCGGCCAGGACGGCGCGCTCGACCGGCTGCTGATCGCCGGGGCCGACGCCGCATCGATCACCGGCTGGCAGATCCCCGCGTTTCCGCTGAAAGGCGGCCAGATCGTCGCTCGCGGCGTCAGCGCCGGGCCGCAAGTCGCCCGCCTGCTGCGCCGCGTGGAAGAGCGCTGGATCGCCGAAGGCTTCCCCGCGGCGGCCCGCGTCGATGCCCTGCTCGACGCCGAACTGGCGGAGCAGAACTCGTGAATCTCGGCGAACTATCCGAATTCCTCTACCAGAAGCCGCTGATGGCGCTGACCATCGCGGCGATCCTGGTCTCGATCCTGGCGGGCATGCTGACGGTGCGTTACCCGCGCCTCAGCCACGGGCTGCGCAATACCTCCTATCTGGGCCTCACCGCCGCACTGCTGCTGACCGTGGCCAGCCTCGCCGGCAATGCCCACCGCTCCGACGCCGCGCTCTGGCTCGACCAGTTGCGCCCGGCCACGGTGCAAGGCGCGCAGACCGTGCTGCCACTGCGCACCGACGGACATTTCTGGGTGGAAGCGCAGCTCAACGGCCAGCCGGTGAACTTCCTCATCGATACCGGCGCGACCTATACCGGCATCTCGCAATCCGTCGCCCAGCGCGCCGGGATCCTGCCGGACGACGGCGATCAGGGCGTGATGCTGGATACCGCGAACGGCACGATCGTCGCCCGCATGGCGACCGCCGGCTCGCTGCGCTTCGGCTCCATCGAGGCGAACGCGCTGCCGGTCGCCATCGGGCCGGACAACGAGGTGGAAACCAATGTGATCGGGATGAACCTGCTCTCGCAGCTCGGATCGTGGCGGGTGGAGAACAACCAGCTGATCCTGGTGCCCAAGGCTGCCGCTTCGGGCGGGTGAAGAAGAAAGGTTAAAGCAGGGGAGCGTAGCCTGAGCCGTCGCACACCCTCACAACAAACACCTCGTCGCCCCCGCGCAGGCGGGGCCCCCGCTACCTTCTGCCAAACCGCGAAGGAAAAACGGGGTCCCCGCCTACGCGGGGGCGACGAAGTTTAATCTCGCAAAAGCTAACCCTGGAACTTGTTGTCGCGCGGGAATCCGGTCGGCGGCAGGCGGCCTGCCGCGCCGCGCGCGACCTTCCACAGGCCCATGTCCTTCTCGTTGCGCGTGCGGCCGGTCTCGCCGCCCATCGTCCAGGACAGACCATCCTCCAGCCTGAGGGTAATGAGGTCCGACAGCCCGCCGTCGCGGTAGCGCTGGAGCGTGACGCCCTGCCCCTTGGCCATCAGCGGCAGTTCCTCGAGGCTGAAGATCACCAGCTTGCGGTTGTCGCCCACCACGGCCACGTGATCGTGCTCCGCCGGAATCTCGCGCACGATCTTGAGGTGGATGCCCGGCTTGGTGGACATCACCGCACGGCCCTTGCGGGTTTCGGCAAGCAGGTCCTCGGCTTCCACCGCGAAGCCGCGCCCGATGTTGGAGGCCAGCAGGATCTGCGACTTCGGCTTGTAGACCAGCGCGGCGATGATGTGCGCATCGGCATCGATGTCGACCATCGTGCGGATCGGCTCGCCAAACCCGCGCGCACCCGGCAGCTTGTCGGCGCCGACCGTGTAGAAACGCCCATTGTCGAGCGCGATCAGGATCTTGTCGGTGGTCTGCGCATGGAAGGCGAAAGCGGGGCCATCGCCTTCCTTGAACTTGAAATCGCCGTCCAGCGCCACATGCCCCTTGGCCGCACGCACCCAGCCGCGCGCCGAGAGGATCACCGTCACCGGCTCCTTCTCGATCATCGCGTCCATGCTGAACTCGACCGTCGGCCTGGCCTGCGCGATCGTCGTGCGGCGACGGCCGAGCACGGTATCCTCGGCATATTCCTTGCGCAGCGTGGTCAGGTCGCGCTTCAGGCGCGTGCGCTGGCGGGCCGGGCTTTCGAGCAGCTTGTTGAGTTCGTCCTGCTCCTTCAGCAGGTCCTCATGCTCCTTGCGAAGCTCCATCTCCTCCAGCTTGCGCAAGGAACGCAAGCGCATGTTGAGGATGGCTTCGGCCTGACGGTCAGTCAGCTCGAACTCGGCCATCATCACCGCCTTGGGCTCGTCCTCGGTGCGGATGATCTCGATGATCCGGTCGAGGTTGAGGTAGGCGATGATGTAGCCGGCAACCAGCTCCAGCCGCGAGGCGATCTTTTCCAGCCGGTGCCGGGTGCGGCGCAGCAGGATGTCGATCTGGCTGTAGACCCATTCGGACAGCAGCAGCTTGAGGCCCATCACCCCCGGCGTGCGGTGCGAATCCAGCACGTTGAGATTGAGCGAGAAGCGGCTTTCGAGATCGGTGAGCTTGTAGAGGCTCTCCTTCAGCATCTCGGGATCGACGTTGCGGCTCTTGGGCACAAAGACGATGCGGATCTGCTCGTCGCTCTCGTCGCGGATGTCTTCGAGGATCGGCAGCTTCTTGTCGCCGATCAGCGCGGCGACCTGCTCGATCAGCTTGCCCTTGGGCAGCATGTAGGGGATTTCGGAAATGACCAGCTGCCACTGGCCGCTGCCCAGCTT
Proteins encoded:
- the parC gene encoding DNA topoisomerase IV subunit A, producing the protein MVTTTDEDSDPFDAIVDAPFDAALSQRYLVYALSTITARSLPDLRDGMKPVHRRLLWAMRQLKLDPASAYKKSARVVGDVIGKYHPHGDASVYDAMVRLAQDFSLRYPLVQGQGNFGNIDGDNAAAYRYTEARLTRTAIHLMAGLDEGTVDFVPTYNGEESEPDIFPGMFPNLLANGSTGIAVGMATSIPSHNVAEIIDATMMLIDNPQAEHDQLMQVFHGPDFATGGLVVDSPEAISHAYETGKGAFRVRGRFSTGKDEAGNWEETGIEKLGSGQWQLVISEIPYMLPKGKLIEQVAALIGDKKLPILEDIRDESDEQIRIVFVPKSRNVDPEMLKESLYKLTDLESRFSLNLNVLDSHRTPGVMGLKLLLSEWVYSQIDILLRRTRHRLEKIASRLELVAGYIIAYLNLDRIIEIIRTEDEPKAVMMAEFELTDRQAEAILNMRLRSLRKLEEMELRKEHEDLLKEQDELNKLLESPARQRTRLKRDLTTLRKEYAEDTVLGRRRTTIAQARPTVEFSMDAMIEKEPVTVILSARGWVRAAKGHVALDGDFKFKEGDGPAFAFHAQTTDKILIALDNGRFYTVGADKLPGARGFGEPIRTMVDIDADAHIIAALVYKPKSQILLASNIGRGFAVEAEDLLAETRKGRAVMSTKPGIHLKIVREIPAEHDHVAVVGDNRKLVIFSLEELPLMAKGQGVTLQRYRDGGLSDLITLRLEDGLSWTMGGETGRTRNEKDMGLWKVARGAAGRLPPTGFPRDNKFQG
- a CDS encoding GNAT family N-acetyltransferase; this translates as MSETIPDTATLIPLDNVDPALVEALLDRAFEPERHTRTAYKVREGTEWLPGLSFAALDSAEMLVGSIQCWPVALTDGEGRAHPLIMVGPVAVLPELQGQGFGKALVSASLAGIDARAPLPQVLIGDPEYYERWGFTSEATGGWSLPGPFEQHRLLVRSENPAVLPREGMLGPWLR
- a CDS encoding PQQ-dependent sugar dehydrogenase, encoding MTKRKNSRSFLAAVSPVACILASCGAAGSGDKASAAATEAAPFKVEQVAAFDEPWAMDIDAATGAMIVTEKKGAIRLRLADGTLGEVSGAPTVAYGGQGGLGDVIFAPGQSGKTPAKTLDGRVVYLSWAEAGEGETRGAAVGKATLSCPQPASCALQGLQVIWRQTPKVSGEGHYSHRLTFSPDGQYLFVSSGERQKFTPAQDLGTNLGKIVRLRPDGTPAPGNPFAGRSAPTSQIWSYGHRNVLGLVFDDKGRLWDLEHGPAGGDEINLVKPGQNYGWPLVSDGDHYDGKPIPRHKTRPDLAAPAISWNPVIAPGDFIFYTGDRFPQWKGKFVIASFSEPGLVTVRIDGEKAIEEARYPLGNRIREIQQGLDGSIWLLEDGPAPDSGHLLHLTPPS
- a CDS encoding DUF1285 domain-containing protein, with translation MPYDVPPDLNALTLSQAAELMAARKLPPVSQWSPAVIGDSEMRIAADGRWFHQGGEIRRPAMVRAFASLLLRDDEGRHWLVTPAEKLSIEVEDAAFIATDVRAEGDALVFRLNTDDLVIAGPDHPIRSHGDPETPAIYLSVRNGTEARLNRSTYGQLAEIAFAGGDLSVTSQGATFDLVPA
- a CDS encoding CCA tRNA nucleotidyltransferase, which translates into the protein MTEHLPARIAPEWMHREDIAALVDTLGAQNVRFVGGAVRDTRLGLPVKDIDMATTLEPDEVMIRLKRADIHRVPTGIEHGTVTAVLPGGPVEITTLRHDVSTDGRRATVEFAEDWRDDAARRDFTINALYADPLSGEIVDYFGGLADLAERRVRFIGDARQRIREDHLRILRYFRFQARFGSQPADEEAERACSELAATLKGLSRERVGMEMMNLLGLPDPAPTVARMAELGVLAVILPEADPAALAALVAAEQAQDIGPDPLRRLAALLPAQVPLAEQVASRFRLSGAQKKRLALAAAREAEPGEARALAYRLGQDGALDRLLIAGADAASITGWQIPAFPLKGGQIVARGVSAGPQVARLLRRVEERWIAEGFPAAARVDALLDAELAEQNS
- a CDS encoding site-specific DNA-methyltransferase, which gives rise to MGQLLVKQKIRARAPAPTPKELLPLGQIIPGDCIEAMRTIPDASVDMVFADPPYNLQLGGDLSRPDGSHVDAVTNDWDKFSSFAVYDQFTRDWLTEARRVLKPEGSLWVIGSYHNIFRLGAIMQDMGFWILNDIVWRKANPMPNFKGTRFTNAHETLIWASMGEKSKYTFNYRAMKTLNDELQMRSDWVLPICNGAERLKKGGRKVHPTQKPEALLYRVMLATTNEGDVVLDPFFGTGTTGAVAKRLGREWIGCEREGDYREAALERIEMALPLDERALKTMQSKRTAPKVAFGTLIETGWIAPGTVLSDKKNRFRAVVRADGSLAADKVTGSIHGLGKELQGAPSCNGWTFWHLEHEGQVKPIDAIRQLYILATEP
- a CDS encoding oxidoreductase; the protein is MTGFTAADVTGQAGKCFLVSGANTGLGFEVTRVLAARGARVLLACRSEDKARLAMEHIRMEVPGANLAFVPLDQADLASVRECAGIVARDEPRLDVLVNNAGVMVPPLERTVQGHELQFGVNHLGTFALTGLLLPKLADVQAGRVVITASLAHRRGRIDWDDLDAHRGYSRSKRYGDSKLMNLLHMYELDRRLRAAGSPVTALACHPGVASTELGRHSLAFRALFPIAGWVLNSAEDGAWPTLQAATGAVDPGQYYGPQRFGELSGPSGVARRRASATDPDAARRLWEISAAMTGVDYAGI
- a CDS encoding CoA pyrophosphatase; translation: MSLLFDRLRPRFEAAHRNAPPQLWLDPRIENIPEFKPAAVLITLTEREKPGTLLLHRPSTMRAHPGQIAFPGGRLDDGETAIEAALREADEELGIHPRDVQVLGTSDVYRTGSGYEITPVLAVIPADLPIHPNPAEVAQWFEAPMGYLLDPANQQHCSVEWENRHHRFVEINWHDHRIWGVTGAILHNLSRRLDWND
- a CDS encoding TIGR02281 family clan AA aspartic protease translates to MNLGELSEFLYQKPLMALTIAAILVSILAGMLTVRYPRLSHGLRNTSYLGLTAALLLTVASLAGNAHRSDAALWLDQLRPATVQGAQTVLPLRTDGHFWVEAQLNGQPVNFLIDTGATYTGISQSVAQRAGILPDDGDQGVMLDTANGTIVARMATAGSLRFGSIEANALPVAIGPDNEVETNVIGMNLLSQLGSWRVENNQLILVPKAAASGG
- the folP gene encoding dihydropteroate synthase, which encodes MTRQIYIQPIAFAQSPQCEDGEAVRLAGSLVWASRFALIVRENGKVVSRDRLGAADVPAALAALPADLAAAAETQWANFKKIHPPLQLKLAGGGARTIRLEQPQVAGILNMTPDSFSDGGAFLDKPDVASGHAAAMLEAGAAMIDLGGESTRPGAGAVWEGDEIRRVVPMVEQLVAMGAAISVDTRRPAVMEATLAAGAHIINDVSALRYDPRSVELAAASGAPVVLMHAPGKADDLHSNGTYADVVLDVYDWLERRRDECLAAGIRPENIMLDPGVGFGKTLAENLALMNGLAIFHGLGHPLYVGASRKRMIGALSNEAPAHDRLGGSLMLAIRAMDAGAHILRVHDVRETVQAVHVWRGLRDAALTDFGQLPR
- a CDS encoding ribonuclease HII, which translates into the protein MVTSSKSLAASAPGRLIIGVDEAGRGPLAGPVVAGAVVLCKPRPAGLDDSKKLSARRRAELEEAIKRRCRWAVGVVDVEEIDRLNIFGATMLAMTRAVAALCAQLGEEPDEVLIDGNMTPQGRTAEWRWKARAIVGGDAVEPCISAASIIAKEHRDRIMRDLALVHPHYGWERNAGYGTAQHLEALRVHGPTIHHRRSFAPVAQLEMML